In Schizosaccharomyces osmophilus chromosome 1, complete sequence, the genomic window CTATAAACTTTATAACTGGAGTTAGTTAACTATGGAAATCAGGTACAATCCATACATAACTACCATATACTTTCACATACTTTAAGCAAGTCTGAGAGTTGGCAAGTTTCCTCTGGAACAGCGCAATGCTTGACGATAAATAATTGACAACATAGTAGGAATTTTTAAGTTCTTTTTAATAACTGTTAATTGTATCCATGCTCATGTACGCTCATCTGAACTTACTTTAAATAGCAGATTCACTATCAAAATTTAACTTGTATGGATAGTGCCAAAAGTGATGGATAGGGTTAGTTTTAACTCTATATTATACTCGTACAAGAAATAGCCAGAGTACAAATCAGTTCGCTTAAGCGTCCTTTCACAGCACAATTGTCCTTATTATAAACACTTCGTTTAAACATaattataataaataaaatagaaatgacaagaaataaaaaagtaaatgtCGGCAAAAGCTTTCAAAAGAGGCAAGTTAAGACTTAAATCCAATTTTCTTGGcgaaaagcttctttttgccTTTTATGTCTTTTGAATCTCTTGAATCTTTCAATGTGTTGTCTGTGTCAAtctttccctttttcttaaaaattTGTAGGAAATCGTTAGCAGCGGATTTGGACTTCCTTCTAGCTTCCGCTGCAATATTATGCTTGATGGATCCCGACGACTTGGCCGGACTAGCAGCACGAGCAGGGTACTTTTTATTGTAATCCATCTGAACAGGTTTGGAAAACGTTTTTGAGGAAGTTACATCCTCCTTATTCCCTTGAGAAGATGCAATCCAACTATCTAAACCTGAATCGTAGTTTCGTAACTCCTCGATCTTGCGATTAAAAAAGTTACATCTATGGTCTGTAGATCCTAAACTATTCACTTCCTTAATTGAAATTAAAGGactttttacaaaagcttCAAGGGAAGCGAAGTAAAGAAGACTTTTGTCGTGTGTAACTTTTCcagaatttttttcactttcagGCTTCTTCAACTGAGGTGTTTTCGATATCTGGTCCGTCTTGTTCCTTGGATTAACAGCGGGGGTACTTTCAGGTGGTTTAACGGACTCTTTCTCATTCGTTTTAGCAGGAATTGATGGTAATGAACCTCTCGTCAAAGCTGCTGCTTCTAATTCTTCTGTATTTATGGAAGTCCGTCGGCTACCTTCAGAGACGTTAGGCAAAGACAAGGTGTCACCTTTATCGTTATTTTTATCAGCGATTaaattggaagaatcagGAACGGCACTTCCAGCATCAACTTCCTTTATGGTTGGTAAATGATCATGGAATGAAGTTGTACTTTCGGTAGCCCTTACACCTTGAGAATCGTCTTGCAAACCCTCAGACCAAAATGGATCATTAGCGTTTAATTTAGAAACATTACGATCGGTCTCATCAGACAAATAGTTATATAAGTTTTCCAAACTCTCGTTGTTTTCGTTTGATTCATTATCAGGTAACTTGGATGCTTTTGAGTTTATTGACATAGTCTCAGAAAGGGAACCAGTATTAAATACAGAGGCTTTTTTCTCTGTTAAGGGTAGATTACCATTTTCATGAATTTTTAGATCTGAGACAGTCTTCTCGGCGTTTGATTTAAAAACGTTAGAATTACTCTCAGTTTTGCCAACCAGCGTGTACAAAGGATGATTTAGAGGAGGATCAACTGCATCATCTTTAGTAAACACTGAGCTATTATCGTCTGAACTCTCTAAAATTCTGGAATGGGTAGACATTACTTCTTCGCCAGAAGAAGCTGCCGCATCATGCGAACTATTCTCATAATCTGAAGTTGAAGCTGCGTCGCTCTCAAAACGACGATCCTCTCCATATTTATGAGGAGAGTATAGAAATGGAGATTCAGGATAATGTGTTCCATTATCCTGGTCTTTTGAAGCATCATCGTTTTCAGATGATGGAGCAGATATGATTTCTGCATTGGAACCCACGGAAGTCTCAGCAACTTCATTGAAAGCCATAGAGCTTTGTTCGGGAGACTCAACTAATGGAACATTCAGATCAtcttccttttgaaaaaacttATCCTCAAAAGTCTTGGGTACTGGACTTTCCAATACGGGGTTTGAAGTCTCAATCGTCGGTTTTTCTAAGTTCTCAAGTCCAGAGTCGTTGTCGAGCTCCTTATTATTTcgattttcttcaaccttCATTGCAggcaaagcaaaagaatcatCACTCTCTGATTGTATATATTGAGGGGTTTCGCTTTCGGGGTGATGCAAAGCTAAAGAAGGTGTATCATCAGAACTTTCAGAATCCTTGGAAACATCTTCACCTCCCTTTTCAGCAATTGTTGACTTAGATTCGGAATACTTCATTTGCTCAATGGGTTGTTTCTGATTAATGCTTCGAGCAGAGTAAGGATTTTCAAAGTATGATTCTGCTTGGGAAGAGTTGGTGGTATCTAAGGGTCGCTCAAAATATTGTTCATGATGAACAGTTTCATCCTGCACAGGTTTGTAAGTAGTATTTTCCGTAGGTGGATGgaaaaatgatgaagaaagttttttttcGGTACCTTGAGAAATAGAAGGCGAAAGTTTGTCTGTTTGATCTCCTTCAAATGCATCGTTGGTAGCATCTTTACTTTTATCACCAAATGGCccattttggttttgggaAGACATATGTGATGTGGCTGATGCTGCGTCGTTTAATGCGGTAAATGGACCAGCCGCTGCTTCTCTTCCGAACATTCTGTTTTCAGCTAAGGGTGAAGCAGACTGTTTTACGTTTGCAGACATGTACGTTGCTGTATAATCGGCAGGCTTAGAATCTGGGTTCTTTCCTAGTCGCTGCAACAACAATCTACGTTTTTCAGCCCACACCTTTGCACTTTCATCAGCTGTGACATGTTTTGTAGCAAGAGTTTCTTGGCTACCAGATGCTTCTTTGCGATATATAAAAGTTGAGGATTCGTCAAATCCGTAATCGTCGTCAGACGTATCATCACCAGAGTCatcatcctcttcttcctcttcatcttcctccGAAACCTCTGAAATCTGATCCTCAAGCTCGTGTTTAGTCCCCTCCTTAGATTTCAGATTTGCGAGTGAATCGGCACTCGTGGGATTGCTCTCATTCTCTTCTGGATCTGATTCTTCGCTACTCCATTCATTTCCTTCATAACTAGGAACATTGGATATCCACCTACCGGAGATATGGCGACGTAGCCCTCCATTTCCGGTGTTTGcagtttccttttttttaacttcCTCCATTGAATTACGGGTCattgatttatttcaaCATCGACTTCTACAAATATTTTACGATGCTAAAAGCTCTTATTTTCCTAGGTGTTGAACATAAAGGTATTGAATGGTAGAGTTTGAGTTAGCTTGGCGTGAAGATATGACTTCGCTATAACCCCCAACATTGACTTGCCAAAGACtccaaaggaagaaattcGGATTGTAAAAAAACGATAGCTATTTTGTAAGGAATACTTACTACTTAAAATCAGCGCAACCCAGGTTAGTTTTTCGGTTTGCGACGAAGACAAGCATATTCGCACTACCAATTTGCTCTGCCTATATTGTACACCCACCTGATGGTCATTTATTGCAGTTagattttttgttttctattgatAATCGCTCGCATCAAATGCCCAAAATTGATTTTACAATCGTTAATGTATACCTTTTTCCTCATTAAACAACTTTGGGGTTTTCGAATTTTGCATCTGCAGTGAATTTTTAGAACAGTTTTGTTTGACTATTTGTATATACAAACATTTTAAAGTCAATATCTACTGACCATTTCACAGAAGCCCAATTAGGATTTGGGTTTCATAATTCACTACCGAGAAATTAAGTATTCcacttcttttgttctAGCTATATGTGAAATCTTGAGGAATTTTACCCTGTATGAGTCACAAAGAACATATTAGCGCCTCGGACGAAAGCAATTCTGCATCAACAGCTATTAGTGAGTTGGATGTTCGTTCTAATCCCGAATCGTTGTTAGATTACCTAGCCAACAGAGAGGAAATACCAGATAAACGACtttatgatgaaaagaCCGATGCTCAATCTTTTTCGTCAGTTGAAGCTATATCCAAAGGACATGTGTATACTACCTATGTAGAAAACGAACGAGGTTCTGCTGCTCTTTCAGTAAAGAATCACTTAAAAAATCCAGTTGcatttcaaaatcttcacAGGTTTTCTAAAACTTTACTTTCCTCTCAAGCCAGCATTCCAATAAATATACCTTTTGCACGTTGTGACCCGCCTCCTAGAGTTCGATTAT contains:
- the rng10 gene encoding cytoskeleton adaptor for Rga7 GTPase activator Rng10 encodes the protein MTRNSMEEVKKKETANTGNGGLRRHISGRWISNVPSYEGNEWSSEESDPEENESNPTSADSLANLKSKEGTKHELEDQISEVSEEDEEEEEDDDSGDDTSDDDYGFDESSTFIYRKEASGSQETLATKHVTADESAKVWAEKRRLLLQRLGKNPDSKPADYTATYMSANVKQSASPLAENRMFGREAAAGPFTALNDAASATSHMSSQNQNGPFGDKSKDATNDAFEGDQTDKLSPSISQGTEKKLSSSFFHPPTENTTYKPVQDETVHHEQYFERPLDTTNSSQAESYFENPYSARSINQKQPIEQMKYSESKSTIAEKGGEDVSKDSESSDDTPSLALHHPESETPQYIQSESDDSFALPAMKVEENRNNKELDNDSGLENLEKPTIETSNPVLESPVPKTFEDKFFQKEDDLNVPLVESPEQSSMAFNEVAETSVGSNAEIISAPSSENDDASKDQDNGTHYPESPFLYSPHKYGEDRRFESDAASTSDYENSSHDAAASSGEEVMSTHSRILESSDDNSSVFTKDDAVDPPLNHPLYTLVGKTESNSNVFKSNAEKTVSDLKIHENGNLPLTEKKASVFNTGSLSETMSINSKASKLPDNESNENNESLENLYNYLSDETDRNVSKLNANDPFWSEGLQDDSQGVRATESTTSFHDHLPTIKEVDAGSAVPDSSNLIADKNNDKGDTLSLPNVSEGSRRTSINTEELEAAALTRGSLPSIPAKTNEKESVKPPESTPAVNPRNKTDQISKTPQLKKPESEKNSGKVTHDKSLLYFASLEAFVKSPLISIKEVNSLGSTDHRCNFFNRKIEELRNYDSGLDSWIASSQGNKEDVTSSKTFSKPVQMDYNKKYPARAASPAKSSGSIKHNIAAEARRKSKSAANDFLQIFKKKGKIDTDNTLKDSRDSKDIKGKKKLFAKKIGFKS